Proteins from one Hydrogenophaga sp. BPS33 genomic window:
- a CDS encoding maleylacetate reductase, with translation MPDFTYQGLASRVVFGRGTISALKREVEALGCRRVLVVSTSQQTADADRVKARLGDLHAATFSGAAMHTPTDVTARVLELVQEQAIDGVVAIGGGSSIGLSKAIALHTDLPQLVVPTTYAGSEMTPILGQTENGVKTTQRTLRVLPETVVYDVELTLTLPPLMSVASGLNALAHAAEALYAQDCNPIVSLMASEGITALYDSLPRIKSDPADLDARASALYGSWLCGICLASTSMGLHHKLCHTLGGTLNLPHAETHAVVLPHALAYNTPAVTDALKIMERALGGGDVPAKLYDMTKSSGATVALKDLGMAESDIPVVVQAVMSKPYANPVPLSAGAIEKLLRNAWGGVRPDQSNSPHA, from the coding sequence ATGCCTGACTTCACATATCAGGGCCTAGCCAGCCGGGTAGTCTTCGGCCGTGGGACGATATCCGCATTGAAGCGGGAGGTCGAGGCCCTTGGCTGCCGGCGAGTTCTGGTTGTCTCCACCTCACAGCAGACTGCGGATGCCGACCGCGTGAAGGCTCGCCTTGGTGATTTGCACGCGGCGACCTTTTCGGGCGCTGCCATGCACACACCCACTGATGTTACGGCCCGTGTTCTGGAGCTTGTGCAAGAGCAAGCTATAGACGGGGTGGTGGCCATTGGTGGTGGGTCGTCCATCGGTCTATCTAAGGCAATTGCACTGCACACCGATCTACCTCAGCTCGTGGTGCCGACGACTTACGCCGGCTCGGAGATGACACCAATACTGGGGCAAACCGAAAACGGAGTAAAGACGACGCAGCGGACACTTAGAGTGCTGCCGGAAACCGTTGTCTACGACGTTGAGCTGACGCTCACTCTTCCGCCCTTAATGTCTGTTGCGAGCGGCTTAAATGCTTTAGCCCACGCCGCTGAGGCGCTTTATGCGCAGGATTGCAATCCGATTGTATCGTTGATGGCGTCAGAGGGAATTACTGCCCTATACGACAGTCTTCCGCGCATCAAGTCAGATCCAGCCGATCTGGACGCTCGTGCGAGCGCGCTGTATGGATCATGGCTGTGCGGGATTTGTCTGGCGTCCACCTCCATGGGACTGCACCACAAGCTTTGTCATACGTTAGGGGGAACTTTAAATCTTCCTCATGCCGAGACACACGCGGTGGTACTCCCGCATGCTCTCGCTTACAACACGCCTGCCGTGACAGACGCACTCAAGATTATGGAGCGTGCACTTGGAGGCGGCGACGTGCCGGCCAAGCTGTACGACATGACCAAGAGCAGCGGCGCCACAGTCGCTTTGAAGGACCTCGGCATGGCTGAATCGGACATTCCTGTTGTTGTTCAGGCCGTAATGAGCAAGCCATATGCGAACCCAGTGCCGCTCAGTGCTGGCGCCATCGAAAAGCTGCTCAGGAACGCATGGGGCGGTGTGCGTCCGGATCAATCAAATTCTCCGCATGCATAA
- a CDS encoding YciI family protein — MYVAIFFQDLPGTASKRQAVVSEHRKYMEVNAAKVLAAGATFTDDGKSVKGGSYVVKVADMAEARKFVDDDPFTKAGLRAVVFIQPWIRAVFDGKFNIPTDDSPLYADSVA, encoded by the coding sequence ATGTACGTCGCAATCTTCTTTCAGGATCTCCCAGGTACCGCCTCTAAGAGGCAAGCTGTCGTATCCGAGCACCGCAAGTATATGGAAGTGAATGCTGCAAAGGTGCTTGCTGCAGGGGCCACATTCACCGATGACGGGAAATCTGTTAAAGGAGGCAGTTACGTGGTGAAAGTGGCTGATATGGCTGAAGCCCGGAAGTTCGTAGATGACGACCCGTTCACCAAAGCAGGTTTGCGAGCTGTGGTGTTCATTCAGCCTTGGATTCGAGCGGTGTTCGACGGGAAGTTCAATATTCCCACCGATGACAGTCCGCTCTACGCCGACTCAGTTGCTTGA
- a CDS encoding Bug family tripartite tricarboxylate transporter substrate binding protein — protein MLLGTGAGLVSVGTFAQQNAYPTKPVRIVVPFAAGTASDSLTRLIAEGLAERLKQPVLVENRPGAGGTVGTELASRSPHDGYTLLMAATPNVAINPTLYASSSLEPDKAFRAVGMVASAANVIVAGNHMPFSDFPGMLSYARANPRKLTFATYAVGSTGHLAGAMLNARAGVDLLHVAAGDPLSLAVGEHVQLAFVTPTATLPLVRSGKLKALAVTSAKRLGIAPDIPTVSESGLRHFSAVAWYGYVVPRRTPDEIVRVLEAHLQSTIRSAKFETFARTSGNEITWLGSDEFSSYMESERIKWGEAVRRSGARAE, from the coding sequence AAGCCAGTCCGTATCGTTGTGCCCTTTGCTGCAGGTACGGCGAGCGACTCACTCACTCGTTTAATCGCAGAGGGACTTGCCGAGCGTCTGAAGCAGCCTGTTCTCGTGGAGAACAGGCCGGGAGCAGGCGGAACGGTGGGCACTGAGCTGGCCTCTCGTAGCCCACACGATGGCTACACATTGCTGATGGCGGCTACGCCGAACGTGGCAATCAATCCAACGCTGTATGCGAGTTCTTCACTCGAGCCGGACAAGGCGTTTCGCGCGGTCGGCATGGTGGCGTCCGCTGCGAACGTCATCGTGGCTGGAAATCACATGCCCTTCAGCGATTTTCCCGGCATGCTTTCCTACGCGAGAGCAAATCCCCGGAAACTTACCTTCGCAACGTATGCGGTCGGGAGTACTGGGCATCTGGCTGGCGCCATGCTGAACGCGCGCGCAGGCGTTGATCTTCTTCATGTTGCAGCGGGCGACCCGCTCTCCCTAGCTGTCGGCGAACACGTCCAGCTGGCGTTCGTGACGCCCACCGCAACGTTGCCGTTGGTTCGCAGCGGCAAGCTCAAGGCTCTCGCTGTTACTTCCGCTAAGAGGCTCGGCATTGCACCGGACATTCCGACAGTTAGCGAGTCCGGTCTAAGGCACTTCAGTGCCGTAGCCTGGTATGGCTACGTGGTTCCACGGCGCACGCCGGACGAGATTGTTCGCGTACTGGAGGCTCACCTGCAAAGCACGATCCGCTCAGCAAAATTCGAGACCTTCGCGCGCACCAGTGGTAACGAGATCACTTGGCTCGGTTCAGACGAGTTCTCCTCTTATATGGAGAGCGAGCGCATCAAGTGGGGCGAGGCTGTCCGCAGGTCAGGTGCGAGGGCGGAATAG
- a CDS encoding IS66 family transposase, with protein MRQQQTRPLMQQFHSWLAGHAPTLLPKSPLGQAFGYALSNWQALNTFVEHGILEADNNWSERALKPVVLSRKNWLFAGSERGGQAAAVAFSLIETAKLNGVEPYAYLRDVLERINGHRQDRLHELLPMHWKPAA; from the coding sequence GTGCGCCAGCAGCAGACCAGGCCGCTGATGCAGCAGTTCCACAGCTGGCTGGCCGGGCATGCGCCCACGCTGCTGCCCAAGTCGCCGCTGGGGCAGGCCTTCGGCTACGCGCTGAGCAACTGGCAGGCGCTGAACACCTTCGTGGAGCACGGCATCCTGGAGGCGGACAACAACTGGAGCGAGCGAGCGCTGAAGCCGGTGGTGCTGTCCAGGAAGAACTGGCTGTTCGCCGGCTCCGAGCGCGGTGGGCAGGCTGCGGCCGTGGCCTTCAGCCTGATCGAGACGGCCAAGCTCAACGGGGTGGAGCCGTACGCCTACCTGCGTGACGTGCTGGAGAGGATCAACGGCCATCGCCAGGACCGGCTGCACGAGTTGCTGCCCATGCATTGGAAGCCGGCAGCATGA
- a CDS encoding muconate cycloisomerase family protein: MHNMSSQQTLGAQTGGAPTDTIESIETQIVDLPLKKVHNHSSGTHGTQSLVMVTLRTSSGAVGYGEGGTPAGTAFWGGECSETIKEIIDRYLAPAVRGVNVFSHELILKAMDRASARNNFAKAAVDVAVHDAVSKLYGVPVSALYGGRARSSIPVLWALASGDLSYDVADAERQLEAKKHRTFKLKIGMGDPLEETARAIQTAEAVWKIDAAAVFTVDLNQAWDEPTCMRLLPRLQRAGFGLIEQPLPRWNHEGMARVAARLDIPIAADEGLWDSHDAYASFKACSTDVYGVKIAKGGGIRRAYKAAGVAEAAGIPIYGGMALESSIGTAAGLQLFSALPELAWGCELIGPLLLADDLTTAPTVYRDYEVVVPDGIGLGVQLDHEKINFYARKNG, encoded by the coding sequence ATGCATAACATGTCCAGCCAACAAACCTTAGGTGCACAAACCGGTGGAGCGCCGACCGACACCATCGAGTCGATTGAAACTCAAATCGTCGATCTGCCACTGAAGAAAGTTCACAACCACTCCAGTGGAACGCACGGGACACAGTCGCTCGTAATGGTTACTCTGAGAACCAGTAGTGGTGCCGTCGGCTATGGCGAGGGCGGAACCCCCGCCGGCACTGCTTTCTGGGGTGGTGAATGCAGCGAGACCATCAAGGAGATCATAGATAGATACCTAGCGCCGGCCGTGCGGGGCGTCAATGTCTTTTCTCACGAGTTAATTCTCAAAGCGATGGACCGTGCGTCAGCCAGAAACAACTTTGCCAAAGCGGCGGTCGATGTCGCCGTGCATGACGCTGTGAGCAAGTTGTACGGTGTACCGGTCAGCGCGCTTTACGGTGGACGGGCACGATCTTCGATTCCTGTACTGTGGGCTTTAGCGTCCGGTGATCTCTCATACGACGTTGCAGACGCGGAGCGGCAACTCGAGGCGAAAAAGCATCGAACCTTCAAGCTTAAGATCGGAATGGGGGATCCTTTGGAGGAGACGGCCCGCGCGATTCAAACGGCCGAAGCTGTATGGAAGATCGACGCCGCCGCCGTGTTCACGGTAGACCTCAATCAAGCTTGGGACGAACCGACTTGCATGCGCCTGCTGCCCAGATTGCAGAGGGCGGGTTTTGGGTTGATCGAGCAACCACTTCCGCGGTGGAACCATGAAGGTATGGCGCGGGTCGCAGCGCGCCTGGATATTCCCATTGCTGCCGATGAAGGTCTTTGGGACAGCCATGATGCATACGCCTCCTTCAAGGCCTGTTCGACTGACGTGTATGGCGTAAAAATCGCCAAGGGTGGTGGCATCCGTCGAGCGTACAAGGCCGCGGGTGTGGCTGAGGCTGCCGGGATTCCGATTTACGGTGGCATGGCGCTAGAGAGTTCCATCGGGACAGCCGCGGGCCTTCAGCTATTCAGCGCGCTGCCGGAGCTCGCGTGGGGATGCGAGCTGATTGGTCCGCTGCTGTTAGCCGATGACCTTACGACTGCACCTACGGTCTATCGGGACTACGAAGTGGTCGTTCCGGACGGAATCGGGCTCGGGGTCCAGCTTGACCATGAGAAAATCAACTTCTACGCACGAAAAAATGGATAG
- a CDS encoding dienelactone hydrolase family protein — protein MRKSTSTHEKMDSFNFRIPSAHGDFDGYFTSRADSPQPGIVLLPEIFGANNAMRLAAEQFADAGFAVLVPDVFNQISPRIELGYSDAERTKAIGLWESMDETLGVADCYAAVDALRAHPSCNGRVSVLGFCLGGKFALNMAANGGIDACISFYPVRVQDYQESLFSLKCPTQVHVGDQDAHIPPAVQEILEKALNKPGQQETLVYAGAGHGFFNSIRSFGYAPDAATKSFESTVSFLKANVS, from the coding sequence ATGAGAAAATCAACTTCTACGCACGAAAAAATGGATAGCTTTAACTTCAGAATTCCTTCTGCGCACGGCGATTTTGACGGGTACTTCACGTCGAGGGCAGACTCACCGCAGCCAGGAATCGTTTTGCTGCCCGAAATTTTCGGAGCAAACAATGCGATGCGCTTGGCGGCCGAGCAATTTGCTGACGCTGGCTTCGCCGTGCTCGTTCCGGACGTGTTCAACCAGATCTCCCCTCGCATTGAGCTCGGGTATTCCGATGCGGAGCGTACAAAGGCAATCGGTTTGTGGGAATCGATGGACGAAACCCTTGGTGTCGCTGACTGCTATGCGGCAGTGGACGCTTTGAGAGCGCACCCGAGCTGCAATGGTCGGGTGAGTGTCCTCGGTTTCTGCCTTGGCGGGAAGTTTGCGCTTAACATGGCTGCGAACGGCGGTATCGATGCCTGTATTTCCTTCTACCCAGTTCGCGTCCAAGACTATCAGGAGTCGCTCTTTTCATTGAAGTGTCCCACTCAGGTGCATGTAGGTGACCAAGATGCTCATATCCCGCCGGCGGTTCAGGAAATCCTAGAGAAGGCCTTGAACAAGCCTGGCCAGCAGGAAACACTTGTATATGCAGGTGCCGGTCACGGATTCTTCAATTCGATTCGCTCATTCGGGTATGCACCTGACGCAGCGACGAAATCGTTCGAGTCCACGGTCAGCTTTCTCAAGGCTAACGTAAGCTAA
- a CDS encoding LysR family transcriptional regulator produces MTRHLPTSARAHLNPQNLRVLLAIEEHGSLSRAARQVNLVPSAVSRRVTELEQSLGTQLLRRSAHSAEFTAAGRTVLSRARAILGEMDALAVDLAALSAGTR; encoded by the coding sequence ATGACGAGGCACTTACCGACAAGCGCCCGCGCTCACCTCAACCCGCAGAATCTTCGAGTACTCCTCGCGATAGAAGAGCACGGCAGTCTATCCCGCGCGGCACGGCAGGTGAATCTAGTGCCCTCAGCGGTTAGCCGCCGCGTCACTGAGCTTGAGCAAAGCCTGGGGACACAGTTACTCAGGCGGTCAGCGCATTCGGCGGAGTTCACCGCAGCGGGTCGAACAGTGCTCTCACGCGCGCGCGCAATCCTCGGAGAGATGGATGCGCTCGCTGTTGACCTTGCGGCGTTATCTGCAGGAACTCGGTAA